The genomic window TCCGGGTGCAGGCTCTGCACGGTGATGACGACCTGGATCTCGTTGCGCAGCCCGTCGGCGAAGGAAGGGCGCAGCGGCCGGTCGATCAGCCGGCAGGTCAGCACCGCGTCGGTGGAGGGGCGACCTTCCCGGCGGAAGAACGAGCCCGGCACCTTGCCGATCGCGTACATCCGCTCCTCGACGTCCACGGTCAGCGGGAAAAAGTCGAGTTGCTCCTTGGGCTGCTTGGACGCGGTGGTCGCGGACAGCAGCATGGTCTCGTCGTCCAGGTAGGCGACGACGGCGCCGGCGGCCAGCCGGGCCAGCCGTCCGGTCTCGAACCGGACGGTGCGGGTGCCGAACCGCCCGTTGTCGATCACGGCTTCGGTTTCGTGCACGGTGACTCCGGTGGAGTCGGTCATAAGAGTCTTTCTCCTCGTTACCTCTCGGGCAGACGCACGATCCCCACCCGTTGGGGGACGCCCGAGGAACGAGGCCGGTCATCGATCGAAGCCACCGGGAACGAGCCCGGAAGCCACTACCGAGGACCGGCGAACTGGCCCTCGCACGCCATGCGCATGCCTTGCGTGTACGGGACGTGCCGTTCTGCCCGTCCCGGCGGGCCGACGCCGCTCGGCGTCGCCCGTGTTCCATCTTCCTTTGGTGTACCGAGGGGGAGCGACCGAATCGGTCACTCCCCCTCGGACCTGGTCATCGGCGCAGGCCGAGACGCTTGATCAGCGAACGGTACCGTTCGATGTCCACCTTCATCACGTAGTTGAGCAGCCGGCGGCGACGGCCGACCAGCAGCAACAGGCCGCGACGGGAGTGGTGGTCGTGCTTGTGCATCTTGAGATGCTCGGTCAGCCCGATGATCCGCTTGGTCAGCAGGGCCACCTGGGCCTCCGGCGATCCGGTGTCCGAGTCGTGCAGGCCGTACTCGTCGAGGATCGTCTTCTTCTCGTCGGTGGACAGTGCCACGCTGGGTATCTCCTTGTGTGTAGCTGTGCCGTGTCACCCGGCGCGTCGGCGCCGGTATGAGGACGGTCGCGGCCGCCACGGACTGCAGCCGGACCCGAACACCGAGCATAGCAGTAGGCCGTTCAGCCCAGACCGGCGCCGAGGCCGAACCGCTCGATCGGGGTGTAGCGCATCCCGTCCCCGCCCCGCTCGCTGGCGAACAGCACGACCTCGGTCGCGGTCCACCACGGCCCACGGTAGTCCCGCAACCGGGACAGCAGCCGCCGCCGCGCGCCGGGGTCGTGCCCGCGCGCGACGGTGAGGTGCGGGTGGAACGGCCTGTCCAGCTCGTCCGCGCCACTCGCCCCGGCCAGCGCGTCCAGCCCGGCCGAGCGCACCCCGACCCACAGGACCCCGGGAAAGGTGCCCGCCCCGGCCAGCCGCAGGTCGAGCATGGGGCGCCCGGCCAGCCGCGGGCGTAACCAGGCCGCCCTGGCCTCCGGGTCGTCCTCGCCGAAGAAGCCCAGGGTGATGTGCCACTGCCCGGGCGGCAGCCGGCGCAGCCGGGCGTCCGAAGGTGCGTCCGCCAGCGCGGTACGCAGCGACTCCACCACCGGATCGGGCGGCACCAGTGCACTGAACAGCCGCATCGCCGGCATACTCAGCCGGTCTTGCCCGCCCGGCGGAGCACGTCGGCGATCGCCGGGAAGTCGGGGTCGAGGCGGTCGGCCGCGTCCACCAGGTTCTCGTCCTCGGCGATGTCCCGCAGGGCGGTGAGCACGGCCTGGTCGTCCACTCCCCCGCCGACCGGCACGGTGTCCCTGCTGACCGTGGGCCGGGACTCCCGCACGTCCTCCAGCGCGGCCTTGAGCGCCGTCCGCTTCCCGGAGGCGACCTCGGGTGTCAGGATCTTGCGTTCCAGCA from Amycolatopsis cihanbeyliensis includes these protein-coding regions:
- the rpsO gene encoding 30S ribosomal protein S15, which encodes MALSTDEKKTILDEYGLHDSDTGSPEAQVALLTKRIIGLTEHLKMHKHDHHSRRGLLLLVGRRRRLLNYVMKVDIERYRSLIKRLGLRR
- a CDS encoding helix-turn-helix domain-containing protein, whose product is MEDHKIVQRNIALQREWYGEPLGDRVRRLVVAFDVSQAYLAEVLGISAPMLSQVMSGRRAKIGNPVVLARMIMLERKILTPEVASGKRTALKAALEDVRESRPTVSRDTVPVGGGVDDQAVLTALRDIAEDENLVDAADRLDPDFPAIADVLRRAGKTG
- the thpR gene encoding RNA 2',3'-cyclic phosphodiesterase; translated protein: MRLFSALVPPDPVVESLRTALADAPSDARLRRLPPGQWHITLGFFGEDDPEARAAWLRPRLAGRPMLDLRLAGAGTFPGVLWVGVRSAGLDALAGASGADELDRPFHPHLTVARGHDPGARRRLLSRLRDYRGPWWTATEVVLFASERGGDGMRYTPIERFGLGAGLG